Proteins encoded within one genomic window of Brenneria nigrifluens DSM 30175 = ATCC 13028:
- the iolG gene encoding inositol 2-dehydrogenase, with product MLKIALLGAGRIAKIHANNIHAHPDSILYSVSDISADAARSLADQYQARVLSVQEAINHPEVDIVLVATSTETHAEFSLLAAKAGKAIFCEKPIDLNIDRVKACVAEINDLGVPFMIGFNRRFDPNHAHLQRALRAGEIGELEHLQISSRDPSPVPDDYLVASGGMFRDMTIHDFDMARFQLGEEPVSVSAIASALISPAVKAAGDIDTAVVTLQTASGKIAVINNSRRSGYGYDQRIEAHGQKGSLRVDNVPITTLVKLTEEGGVQAQKPLYFFLERYHDAFREEWDAFITAVKTKTPIPSTASDGLKALMLAEAAIESLRTQKVINVSLDGV from the coding sequence ATGTTGAAAATTGCATTATTGGGGGCAGGACGTATCGCCAAGATCCATGCTAATAATATCCATGCGCATCCTGATTCAATACTGTACTCCGTTTCAGATATTAGCGCGGATGCCGCCCGGTCTTTGGCGGATCAATATCAGGCCAGGGTGCTTTCTGTCCAGGAAGCGATAAATCATCCCGAAGTGGATATTGTATTAGTTGCGACATCGACGGAAACCCATGCCGAGTTCTCTTTGCTGGCGGCTAAAGCCGGAAAAGCCATCTTCTGTGAAAAACCTATTGATTTGAATATTGATCGTGTGAAAGCCTGTGTGGCTGAAATCAACGACCTCGGCGTGCCTTTCATGATCGGTTTCAACCGTCGTTTCGATCCGAATCATGCACATTTGCAACGCGCCTTGCGTGCGGGAGAAATCGGTGAGTTGGAACATCTGCAAATCAGCTCCCGGGACCCGTCCCCGGTCCCTGATGATTACCTTGTGGCGTCCGGCGGTATGTTTAGGGATATGACCATTCATGATTTCGATATGGCGCGATTCCAGCTTGGCGAAGAGCCGGTTTCCGTCTCGGCAATCGCATCCGCGCTTATCAGTCCTGCGGTAAAAGCGGCAGGCGATATTGATACGGCGGTTGTCACACTGCAAACGGCCTCAGGAAAGATTGCGGTGATCAATAATAGCCGACGGTCTGGTTACGGATATGACCAGCGAATCGAAGCCCATGGTCAGAAGGGATCCTTGCGCGTTGACAACGTTCCCATTACGACGCTGGTTAAGCTTACCGAAGAGGGCGGCGTACAGGCGCAGAAACCCCTGTACTTTTTCCTGGAGCGTTATCACGATGCCTTCAGGGAAGAATGGGATGCATTTATTACCGCAGTCAAGACGAAAACACCGATTCCCTCTACCGCCAGTGACGGTTTGAAAGCATTAATGCTTGCCGAGGCGGCGATCGAGTCGCTGAGAACCCAGAAAGTCATTAATGTCTCATTAGACGGGGTTTAG